One window from the genome of Megalobrama amblycephala isolate DHTTF-2021 linkage group LG4, ASM1881202v1, whole genome shotgun sequence encodes:
- the yipf6 gene encoding protein YIPF6, whose product MAEVEESSKPLFAGLSDISISEDIPVEGDISVPVSSQNADNDLSTLDEPVKDTILRDLRAVGQKFVHVMYPKKSSALLRDWDLWGPLLLCVTLALMLQGGSADSEEDGRPQFAEVFVIIWFGSVIITLNSKLLGGTISFFQSLCVLGYCILPLTVAMIVCRIVLLGGTGGVSFAVRLVVVTASFGWSTFASTAFLADSQPANRKALVVYPVFLFYFVIGWMILTFSTSQ is encoded by the exons ATGGCGGAAGTAGAGGAGTCTAGCAAGCCTTTG TTTGCAGGTTTGTCTGACATCTCAATTTCAGAGGACATCCCAGTGGAGGGAGATATATCTGTGCCTGTGAGCTCACAGAATGCTGACAATGATCTCTCGACGCTGGATGAGCCTGTCAAAGACACCATT CTGAGAGATCTAAGAGCCGTTGGACAGAAGTTTGTCCATGTGATGTACCCCAAGAAAAGTTCTGCGCTACTCAGAGACT GGGACTTATGGGGACCTCTCCTCCTCTGTGTCACTCTGGCCTT AATGCTGCAGGGTGGATCTGCTGATAGTGAGGAGGATGGCAGACCACAGTTTGCAGAAGTCTTTGTCATCATCTGGTTTGGTTCTGTAATCATCACCCTCAACTCCAAACTCCTGGGAGGAACTAT ATCATTTTTCCAGAGTCTATGTGTGTTGGGGTACTGTATTCTTCCTCTGACTGTGGCCATGATAGTTTGCCGTATCGTTCTTCTGGGGGGAACGGGCGGCGTAAGTTTTGCTGTCCGTCTTGTAGTTGTCACCGCATCCTTTGGCTGGTCAACATTTG CCTCCACAGCATTTCTCGCAGACAGCCAACCGGCCAATAGGAAAGCCCTGGTCGTCTATCCAGTGTTCCTATTCTACTTTGTGATTGGCTGGATGATCTTGACATTTTCGACTTCTCAATAG